In Haliotis asinina isolate JCU_RB_2024 chromosome 16, JCU_Hal_asi_v2, whole genome shotgun sequence, the following are encoded in one genomic region:
- the LOC137268011 gene encoding kinesin-like protein unc-104 isoform X5, whose amino-acid sequence MSSVKVAVRVRPFNSRETSRDAECIISMQGNTTVIVPPKDKKDGSPKSFNFDYSYWSHTNPNDPMFASQSKVYEDIGLEMLDHAFEGYNVCIFAYGQTGSGKSYTMMGKNEPGQQGIIPQLCDDLFQRIRKSESEDVHFSVEVSYMEIYCERVRDLLNPSNKNALRVREHPLLGPYVEDLSKLAVQSFEDIKNLIDEGNKARTVAATNMNETSSRSHAVFTIIFSQRRYDSTTNMIGEKVSKVSLVDLAGSERADSTGAKGTRLKEGANINKSLTTLGKVISALAEVSVAPASKKKKKSDFIPYRDSVLTWLLRENLGGNSKTAMVAALSPADINYDETLSTLRYADRAKQIMCKAVVNEDPNARLIRELKEEVARLRELLASEGIEIQAGNGSMSEHVKALRSRKNSVTIDGGEDAMERLQMSEKLIAELNESWEEKLRKTEAIRKEREAVLAEMGVALKEDGGTIGVFSPKKTPHLVNLNEDPLMSECLIYYIKDATTRIGRAEAKNPQDIQLNGTYILEEHCLFENNEDNVTLVPFDDALCYVNGRQVMEATVLKTGARVILGKHHVFRFNHPQQARLSRALMTESIDVPITEPVDWSFAQLELLEKQGIDLRKEMEQRLLNLEEQYRKEKEEADILFEQQRKDYEFRIQSLQEQVERHSMMSSCVTDDFFEDEEPEECKWTNRERDLAAWGFRKWKYHQFTSLRDDLWGSAIFLKEANAISVELNKKVQFQFVLLTDTLYSPLPGDLMNPEDRDYSRPFPKTIVAVEVQDTKNGATHYWNLQKLRQRLEHMRDIYNEDLSPDTPEAKQDFFHCLAGCGQQNMFNFYNLIPSRQRLELMREMYHNEAELSPTSPEPNIDCMSGSDPFYDRFPWFRLVGRAFVYLSNLYYPVPLVHRVAIVSEKGEVKGYLRVAVQAVTEADDAPDYTPGIKQSGNAKISFSDADYFASPSFFQKQLTHTEFPPAIVGKPPVSVPSMENLRIVEGEGQSPENTDTVKVSDQNVTADSKKVVNLDQCPDINSKELPEHLQLGSQFQFRVTVLQASGISPEYADIFCQFNFLHRHDEAFSTEPLKNTGKGPPLGFYHVQNFTVNVTKSFIDYVKTQPLVFEVFGHYQQHPLHEQAKERPLIRSPPSRSFPSHLPVSKPVPSPKYGVITAPRKRDLSLVMDITKAAGIGSSPVYSRCDLLVWFEICELAPNGEYVPVVVDHGEELPTRGIFMLHQGIQRRIRITIVHERRHELLWKDVKELVVGRIRNTQEYRDYDGEMTVLSLNLFPAHFLQYSNDDRVFFQFEAAWDSSLHNSSLLNRVTQYGERVYMTLSAYLEVENCAQPACITKDLTLIIHSRDTKISAPSVRFRALRSLFGGSKNAESNRVSGVYELFLRKFSESSSPGVQRRQRRVLDTSSTYVRGEENLNGWRPRGDSLLVDHQWELEKLTRLQMVEKARHVLLLREKLAEQNKTSELSKLDKDIVNMQAKYRSQKAKEEELKELRSDENPKDVDIKEKDLTKTSNIYELKTDGDREKELAAKCVKLMLQGKPPLKPPPVRTSLTDSMLSSTTATSEESDSMQQSGAESLGISMTSSTASELFKPTNPTIIQQSRSCDNLTSTPNSSAESGDRKLSLPLKGIRADMELPMYVPDVEEVRVSPVVSRRGYLNFMEDKSNGWAKKWVIVRRPYVYIYNNEKDPVVRGLINLATAQIEYSEDQQAMLKTQNTFSVMTKHRGFLLQTLDDKDFHDWLYAINPLLAGQIRSKLSRRKQAVMI is encoded by the exons CCAAATGACCCGATGTTTGCATCACAGAGCAAAGTGTATGAGGATATTGGACTGGAGATGTTGGACCATGCATTTGAAGGTTACAATGTGTGTATCTTTGCATATGGCCAGACTGGGTCGGGAAAGAGCTACACCATGATGGGAAAGAATGAACCAGGACAACAGGGGATCATTCCGCAG CTTTGTGATGATTTATTCCAACGGATCAGAAAGAGCGAGAGTGAGGATGTCCACTTCTCAGTGGAG GTGAGTTACATGGAAATCTACTGTGAGCGTGTGCGAGATCTCCTGAATCCAAGCAACAAGAATGCGCTACGAGTCAGGGAACATCCATTGCTGGGACCTTATGTGGAGGATCTCTCGAAATTAGCTGTCCAGTCCTTTGAGGACATCAAGAACCTCATTGATGAGGGAAACAAAGCAAG AACTGTGGCTGCAACCAACATGAACGAGACCAGCAGCAGATCTCACGCTGTCTTCACCATCATCTTCTCACAGCGCAGATATGACTCAACTACAAACATGATTGGAGAGAAG GTCAGCAAAGTGTCCCTAGTTGACTTGGCTGGAAGTGAGAGAGCAGACTCGACAGGCGCAAAGGGAACTCGCTTGAAGGAAGGAGCTAACATCAACAAGTCCCTGACCACCTTGGGCAAGGTCATCTCGGCCCTTGCGGAAGTG AGCGTGGCTCCA GCCagcaagaagaaaaagaagagtGACTTCATCCCATACAGAGACTCTGTCCTCACATGGCTGCTGAGGGAGAACTTGG GTGGAAACTCCAAAACAGCCATGGTGGCCGCTCTTAGTCCAGCTGACATCAACTATGATGAAACCCTCAGCACACTCAG ATATGCTGATCGAGCTAAACAGATTATGTGTAAGGCTGTGGTTAACGAGGATCCGAATGCACGGTTGATCCGAGAACTGAAGGAAGAGGTAGCAAGGCTGAGAGAACTCTTGGCTAGCGAGGGAATTGAGATTCAAGCAG GTAATGGAAGCATGTCCGAGCATGTGAAGGCCTTGCGGTCTCGGAAGAACTCTGTTACTATTGACGGAGGGGAAGATGCAATGGAAAGACTCCAGATGTCGGAGAAACTCATTGCTGAACTGAATGAATCGTGGGAAGAAAAACTCCGTAAAACAGAGGCCATTCGCAAAGAAAG AGAGGCTGTACTAGCTGAGATGGGTGTGGCTCTTAAGGAAGATGGAGGAACTATTGGGGTGTTTTCTCCCAAAAAG ACCCCCCATCTTGTCAATCTGAATGAAGACCCTCTAATGTCAGAGTGTCTCATCTACTACATAAAGGATGCGACCACCAG AATTGGTCGAGCAGAGGCAAAGAATCCACAAGACATTCAACTGAATGGAACCTACATTCTAGAGGAACATTgtctgtttgaaaacaatgaag ACAATGTGACGCTGGTTCCATTTGATGACGCGTTGTGCTATGTGAATGGCAGACAAGTGATGGAAGCTACTGTCCTGAAGACTGGAGCCCGTGTGATCCTTGGGAAGCACCATGTCTTCCGCTTCAACCACCCCCAACAAG ctcGCCTGAGTCGTGCTCTGATGACGGAGTCCATTGACGTACCTATAA CTGAACCGGTGGACTGGAGTTTTGCTCAGCTGGAACTGCTTGAGAAACAGGGTATTGACCTCAGGAAGGAGATGGAGCAAAG GTTATTGAACCTGGAGGAGCAGTATCGGAAGGAGAAGGAGGAAGCAGACATACTGTTTGAGCAGCAGAGAAAG GACTACGAGTTTCGTATTCAGTCACTGCAGGAGCAGGTGGAAAGACACTCCATGATGTCCAGCTGTGTCACGGATGACTTCTTCGAGGATGAAGAACCGGAAG AATGTAAGTGGACCAATCGAGAGAGAGATTTGGCTGCTTGGGGTTTCCGGAAATGGAAGTATCATCAGTTCACATCACTCAGG GATGACTTATGGGGCAGTGCAATATTCCTCAAAGAAGCCAATGCAATTAGTGTTGAACTGAACAAGAAG GTACAGTTCCAGTTTGTCTTGTTGACCGACACCCTCTACTCACCTCTGCCTGGTGATCTCATGAACCCGGAGGACAGGGACTACAGCAGACCATTCCCCAAAACAATCGTCGCTGTTGAGGTACAGGATACCAAAAATGGTGCCACTCATTACTGGAATCTACAGAAACTTCG ACAACGGTTGGAACATATGCGAGACATATACAATGAAGACCTGTCTCCGGACACGCCCGAGGCAAAACAAGATTTTTTCCATTGTCTCGCCGGTTGCGGACAACAGAACATGTTTAACTTTTATAACCTTATCCCATCCAG ACAACGCCTGGAGTTGATGCGGGAGATGTACCACAACGAAGCAGAGTTGTCCCCCACGTCCCCCGAGCCTAACATTGACTGTATGAGCGGCAGCGATCCCTTCTATGACCGCTTTCCATGGTTCAGGCTTGTGGGCAG AGCATTTGTTTACCTGAGCAATCTGTACTACCCAGTACCCCTGGTACACAGGGTAGCCATTGTCAGCGAGAAGGGGGAGGTGAAAGGTTATCTACGGGTAGCTGTACAAGCTGTAACAG AGGCTGATGATGCTCCTGACTACACCCCAGGTATCAAACAATCAGGAAACGCCAAAATCTCATTCAGCGATGCCGACTATTTTGCATCT CCATCTTTCTTTCAGAAACAACTGACCCACACTGAATTCCCACCAGCCATTGTTGGTAAACCACCCGTATCTGTTCCCTCAATGGAGAATCTGAGAATAGTTGAGGGAGAAGGACAGTCCCCAGaaaacacagacacagtcaAAG TGTCAGACCAGAATGTGACAGCTGACAGTAAGAAGGTGGTCAACCTGGACCAGTGTCCAGATATCAACTCCAAGGAGCTGCCAGAGCACCTGCAACTCGGCTCCCAGTTCCAGTTCCGGGTCACTGTGCTCCAGGCCTCTGGAATATCACCAGAATATGCAGACATCTTCTGCCAGTTCAA CTTCCTGCACCGACATGATGAGGCGTTCTCCACAGAACCTCTGAAGAACACAGGGAAAGGCCCACCGCTCGGCTTCTACCATGTACAGAAT TTCACTGTGAATGTGACCAAGTCGTTCATTGACTACGTGAAGACACAGCCACTTGTGTTCGAGGTGTTCGGTCACTACCAGCAACACCCACTTCATGAACAAGCCAAGGAAAGACCCTT AATTCGATCCCCACCAAGCCGGAGTTTCCCATCCCACCTGCCTGTGTCAAAACCTGTACCATCACCCAAGTATGGAGTCATCACTGCCCCAAG AAAGAGAGACTTGTCTCTTGTAATGGACATCACTAAGGCAGCTGGGATTGG CTCGAGCCCCGTCTACTCCAGATGTGATCTGCTTGTGTGGTTTGAGATCTGTGAACTGGCCCCCAATGGAGA GTACGTGCCGGTGGTAGTGGATCACGGGGAGGAGCTGCCCACCAGAGGGATCTTCATGCTGCACCAGGGTATACAGAGACGCATCCGCATCACTATCGTACACGAGCGACGACATGAACTGCTGTGGAAGGACGTGAAGGAGCTTGTTGTTG GTCGTATCCGCAACACCCAGGAGTACCGTGACTACGACGGAGAGATGACTGTTCTCTCCCTCAACCTCTTCCCTGCCCACTTCCTTCAGTACTCCAACGACGACAG GGTCTTCTTCCAGTTTGAGGCAGCCTGGGATAGCTCCCTCCACAACTCTTCCCTCCTGAACAGGGTCACACAGTACGGGGAGAGGGTGTACATGACACTATCTGCTTACCTGGAG GTTGAGAACTGCGCCCAGCCTGCTTGTATCACCAAGGACCTGACTCTCATCATACACTCCAGAGACACCAAGATCTCAGCTCCAAG TGTTCGTTTCAGGGCTCTGCGCAGTCTCTTTGGTGGATCAAAGAATGCAGAAAGCAACCGAGTGTCTGGTGTCTATGAACTGTTCCTCAGGAAATTCTCTGAATCAAGTAGTCCAG GAGTGCAGCGGCGTCAACGGCGAGTGTTGGATACATCATCTACGTACGTGCGTGGGGAGGAGAACCTGAACGGATGGCGCCCTCGCGGCGACTCCCTCTTGGTTGACCATCAGTGGGAACTGGAGAAACTCACCAGGCTGCAGATG GTGGAGAAGGCTCGCCATGTGCTATTGCTCCGTGAGAAGCTGGCTGAGCAGAACAAGACGTCAGAGCTGAGCAAGCTGGACAAGGACATCGTCAACATGCAGGCCAAGTATCGCAGTCAGAAAGCCAAGGAGGAGGAACTGAAAGAGTTACGATCTGACGAGAATCCAAAAGATGTAGACATAAAGGAGAAAGATTTGACAAAAACCTCAAACATTTACGAGTTGAAAACGGATGGGGACAGAGAAAAGGAGCTTGCTGCTAAATGTGTTAAGCTGATGCTGCAGGGAAAACCACCTCTCAAACCACCACCTGTCAGG ACATCACTCACGGACTCCATGTTAAGCTCAACGACTGCAACCTCTGAGGAGAGTGACAGTATGCAGCAGTCAGGAGCAGAATCTCTGGGCATCAGCATGACAAGTTCAACAGCATCTGAACTCTTCAA ACCCACCAACCCCACCATCATCCAGCAGTCCAGATCTTGTGACAACCTGACCTCAACCCCCAACAGCAGTGCAGAGAGCGGGGACAGGAAGTTGTCGTTGCCGCTGAAGGGAATCCGTGCCGACATGGAACTGCCCATGTATGTGCCCGATGTGGAGGAGGTGCGCGTCAGTCCTGTTGTGTCCCGTCGTGGCTATCTCAACTTCATGGAGGATAAGAGCAACGGCTGGGCCAAGAAATGGGTG
- the LOC137268011 gene encoding kinesin-like protein unc-104 isoform X10, translated as MSSVKVAVRVRPFNSRETSRDAECIISMQGNTTVIVPPKDKKDGSPKSFNFDYSYWSHTNPNDPMFASQSKVYEDIGLEMLDHAFEGYNVCIFAYGQTGSGKSYTMMGKNEPGQQGIIPQLCDDLFQRIRKSESEDVHFSVEVSYMEIYCERVRDLLNPSNKNALRVREHPLLGPYVEDLSKLAVQSFEDIKNLIDEGNKARTVAATNMNETSSRSHAVFTIIFSQRRYDSTTNMIGEKVSKVSLVDLAGSERADSTGAKGTRLKEGANINKSLTTLGKVISALAEVSVAPASKKKKKSDFIPYRDSVLTWLLRENLGGNSKTAMVAALSPADINYDETLSTLRYADRAKQIMCKAVVNEDPNARLIRELKEEVARLRELLASEGIEIQAGNGSMSEHVKALRSRKNSVTIDGGEDAMERLQMSEKLIAELNESWEEKLRKTEAIRKEREAVLAEMGVALKEDGGTIGVFSPKKTPHLVNLNEDPLMSECLIYYIKDATTRIGRAEAKNPQDIQLNGTYILEEHCLFENNEDNVTLVPFDDALCYVNGRQVMEATVLKTGARVILGKHHVFRFNHPQQARLSRALMTESIDVPITEPVDWSFAQLELLEKQGIDLRKEMEQRLLNLEEQYRKEKEEADILFEQQRKDYEFRIQSLQEQVERHSMMSSCVTDDFFEDEEPEECKWTNRERDLAAWGFRKWKYHQFTSLRDDLWGSAIFLKEANAISVELNKKVQFQFVLLTDTLYSPLPGDLMNPEDRDYSRPFPKTIVAVEVQDTKNGATHYWNLQKLRQRLEHMRDIYNEDLSPDTPEAKQDFFHCLAGCGQQNMFNFYNLIPSRQRLELMREMYHNEAELSPTSPEPNIDCMSGSDPFYDRFPWFRLVGRAFVYLSNLYYPVPLVHRVAIVSEKGEVKGYLRVAVQAVTEADDAPDYTPGIKQSGNAKISFSDADYFASPSFFQKQLTHTEFPPAIVGKPPVSVPSMENLRIVEGEGQSPENTDTVKVSDQNVTADSKKVVNLDQCPDINSKELPEHLQLGSQFQFRVTVLQASGISPEYADIFCQFNFLHRHDEAFSTEPLKNTGKGPPLGFYHVQNFTVNVTKSFIDYVKTQPLVFEVFGHYQQHPLHEQAKERPLIRSPPSRSFPSHLPVSKPVPSPKYGVITAPSSSPVYSRCDLLVWFEICELAPNGEYVPVVVDHGEELPTRGIFMLHQGIQRRIRITIVHERRHELLWKDVKELVVGRIRNTQEYRDYDGEMTVLSLNLFPAHFLQYSNDDRVFFQFEAAWDSSLHNSSLLNRVTQYGERVYMTLSAYLEVENCAQPACITKDLTLIIHSRDTKISAPSVRFRALRSLFGGSKNAESNRVSGVYELFLRKFSESSSPGVQRRQRRVLDTSSTYVRGEENLNGWRPRGDSLLVDHQWELEKLTRLQMVEKARHVLLLREKLAEQNKTSELSKLDKDIVNMQAKYRSQKAKEEELKELRSDENPKDVDIKEKDLTKTSNIYELKTDGDREKELAAKCVKLMLQGKPPLKPPPVRTSLTDSMLSSTTATSEESDSMQQSGAESLGISMTSSTASELFKPTNPTIIQQSRSCDNLTSTPNSSAESGDRKLSLPLKGIRADMELPMYVPDVEEVRVSPVVSRRGYLNFMEDKSNGWAKKWVIVRRPYVYIYNNEKDPVVRGLINLATAQIEYSEDQQAMLKTQNTFSVMTKHRGFLLQTLDDKDFHDWLYAINPLLAGQIRSKLSRRKQAVMI; from the exons CCAAATGACCCGATGTTTGCATCACAGAGCAAAGTGTATGAGGATATTGGACTGGAGATGTTGGACCATGCATTTGAAGGTTACAATGTGTGTATCTTTGCATATGGCCAGACTGGGTCGGGAAAGAGCTACACCATGATGGGAAAGAATGAACCAGGACAACAGGGGATCATTCCGCAG CTTTGTGATGATTTATTCCAACGGATCAGAAAGAGCGAGAGTGAGGATGTCCACTTCTCAGTGGAG GTGAGTTACATGGAAATCTACTGTGAGCGTGTGCGAGATCTCCTGAATCCAAGCAACAAGAATGCGCTACGAGTCAGGGAACATCCATTGCTGGGACCTTATGTGGAGGATCTCTCGAAATTAGCTGTCCAGTCCTTTGAGGACATCAAGAACCTCATTGATGAGGGAAACAAAGCAAG AACTGTGGCTGCAACCAACATGAACGAGACCAGCAGCAGATCTCACGCTGTCTTCACCATCATCTTCTCACAGCGCAGATATGACTCAACTACAAACATGATTGGAGAGAAG GTCAGCAAAGTGTCCCTAGTTGACTTGGCTGGAAGTGAGAGAGCAGACTCGACAGGCGCAAAGGGAACTCGCTTGAAGGAAGGAGCTAACATCAACAAGTCCCTGACCACCTTGGGCAAGGTCATCTCGGCCCTTGCGGAAGTG AGCGTGGCTCCA GCCagcaagaagaaaaagaagagtGACTTCATCCCATACAGAGACTCTGTCCTCACATGGCTGCTGAGGGAGAACTTGG GTGGAAACTCCAAAACAGCCATGGTGGCCGCTCTTAGTCCAGCTGACATCAACTATGATGAAACCCTCAGCACACTCAG ATATGCTGATCGAGCTAAACAGATTATGTGTAAGGCTGTGGTTAACGAGGATCCGAATGCACGGTTGATCCGAGAACTGAAGGAAGAGGTAGCAAGGCTGAGAGAACTCTTGGCTAGCGAGGGAATTGAGATTCAAGCAG GTAATGGAAGCATGTCCGAGCATGTGAAGGCCTTGCGGTCTCGGAAGAACTCTGTTACTATTGACGGAGGGGAAGATGCAATGGAAAGACTCCAGATGTCGGAGAAACTCATTGCTGAACTGAATGAATCGTGGGAAGAAAAACTCCGTAAAACAGAGGCCATTCGCAAAGAAAG AGAGGCTGTACTAGCTGAGATGGGTGTGGCTCTTAAGGAAGATGGAGGAACTATTGGGGTGTTTTCTCCCAAAAAG ACCCCCCATCTTGTCAATCTGAATGAAGACCCTCTAATGTCAGAGTGTCTCATCTACTACATAAAGGATGCGACCACCAG AATTGGTCGAGCAGAGGCAAAGAATCCACAAGACATTCAACTGAATGGAACCTACATTCTAGAGGAACATTgtctgtttgaaaacaatgaag ACAATGTGACGCTGGTTCCATTTGATGACGCGTTGTGCTATGTGAATGGCAGACAAGTGATGGAAGCTACTGTCCTGAAGACTGGAGCCCGTGTGATCCTTGGGAAGCACCATGTCTTCCGCTTCAACCACCCCCAACAAG ctcGCCTGAGTCGTGCTCTGATGACGGAGTCCATTGACGTACCTATAA CTGAACCGGTGGACTGGAGTTTTGCTCAGCTGGAACTGCTTGAGAAACAGGGTATTGACCTCAGGAAGGAGATGGAGCAAAG GTTATTGAACCTGGAGGAGCAGTATCGGAAGGAGAAGGAGGAAGCAGACATACTGTTTGAGCAGCAGAGAAAG GACTACGAGTTTCGTATTCAGTCACTGCAGGAGCAGGTGGAAAGACACTCCATGATGTCCAGCTGTGTCACGGATGACTTCTTCGAGGATGAAGAACCGGAAG AATGTAAGTGGACCAATCGAGAGAGAGATTTGGCTGCTTGGGGTTTCCGGAAATGGAAGTATCATCAGTTCACATCACTCAGG GATGACTTATGGGGCAGTGCAATATTCCTCAAAGAAGCCAATGCAATTAGTGTTGAACTGAACAAGAAG GTACAGTTCCAGTTTGTCTTGTTGACCGACACCCTCTACTCACCTCTGCCTGGTGATCTCATGAACCCGGAGGACAGGGACTACAGCAGACCATTCCCCAAAACAATCGTCGCTGTTGAGGTACAGGATACCAAAAATGGTGCCACTCATTACTGGAATCTACAGAAACTTCG ACAACGGTTGGAACATATGCGAGACATATACAATGAAGACCTGTCTCCGGACACGCCCGAGGCAAAACAAGATTTTTTCCATTGTCTCGCCGGTTGCGGACAACAGAACATGTTTAACTTTTATAACCTTATCCCATCCAG ACAACGCCTGGAGTTGATGCGGGAGATGTACCACAACGAAGCAGAGTTGTCCCCCACGTCCCCCGAGCCTAACATTGACTGTATGAGCGGCAGCGATCCCTTCTATGACCGCTTTCCATGGTTCAGGCTTGTGGGCAG AGCATTTGTTTACCTGAGCAATCTGTACTACCCAGTACCCCTGGTACACAGGGTAGCCATTGTCAGCGAGAAGGGGGAGGTGAAAGGTTATCTACGGGTAGCTGTACAAGCTGTAACAG AGGCTGATGATGCTCCTGACTACACCCCAGGTATCAAACAATCAGGAAACGCCAAAATCTCATTCAGCGATGCCGACTATTTTGCATCT CCATCTTTCTTTCAGAAACAACTGACCCACACTGAATTCCCACCAGCCATTGTTGGTAAACCACCCGTATCTGTTCCCTCAATGGAGAATCTGAGAATAGTTGAGGGAGAAGGACAGTCCCCAGaaaacacagacacagtcaAAG TGTCAGACCAGAATGTGACAGCTGACAGTAAGAAGGTGGTCAACCTGGACCAGTGTCCAGATATCAACTCCAAGGAGCTGCCAGAGCACCTGCAACTCGGCTCCCAGTTCCAGTTCCGGGTCACTGTGCTCCAGGCCTCTGGAATATCACCAGAATATGCAGACATCTTCTGCCAGTTCAA CTTCCTGCACCGACATGATGAGGCGTTCTCCACAGAACCTCTGAAGAACACAGGGAAAGGCCCACCGCTCGGCTTCTACCATGTACAGAAT TTCACTGTGAATGTGACCAAGTCGTTCATTGACTACGTGAAGACACAGCCACTTGTGTTCGAGGTGTTCGGTCACTACCAGCAACACCCACTTCATGAACAAGCCAAGGAAAGACCCTT AATTCGATCCCCACCAAGCCGGAGTTTCCCATCCCACCTGCCTGTGTCAAAACCTGTACCATCACCCAAGTATGGAGTCATCACTGCCCCAAG CTCGAGCCCCGTCTACTCCAGATGTGATCTGCTTGTGTGGTTTGAGATCTGTGAACTGGCCCCCAATGGAGA GTACGTGCCGGTGGTAGTGGATCACGGGGAGGAGCTGCCCACCAGAGGGATCTTCATGCTGCACCAGGGTATACAGAGACGCATCCGCATCACTATCGTACACGAGCGACGACATGAACTGCTGTGGAAGGACGTGAAGGAGCTTGTTGTTG GTCGTATCCGCAACACCCAGGAGTACCGTGACTACGACGGAGAGATGACTGTTCTCTCCCTCAACCTCTTCCCTGCCCACTTCCTTCAGTACTCCAACGACGACAG GGTCTTCTTCCAGTTTGAGGCAGCCTGGGATAGCTCCCTCCACAACTCTTCCCTCCTGAACAGGGTCACACAGTACGGGGAGAGGGTGTACATGACACTATCTGCTTACCTGGAG GTTGAGAACTGCGCCCAGCCTGCTTGTATCACCAAGGACCTGACTCTCATCATACACTCCAGAGACACCAAGATCTCAGCTCCAAG TGTTCGTTTCAGGGCTCTGCGCAGTCTCTTTGGTGGATCAAAGAATGCAGAAAGCAACCGAGTGTCTGGTGTCTATGAACTGTTCCTCAGGAAATTCTCTGAATCAAGTAGTCCAG GAGTGCAGCGGCGTCAACGGCGAGTGTTGGATACATCATCTACGTACGTGCGTGGGGAGGAGAACCTGAACGGATGGCGCCCTCGCGGCGACTCCCTCTTGGTTGACCATCAGTGGGAACTGGAGAAACTCACCAGGCTGCAGATG GTGGAGAAGGCTCGCCATGTGCTATTGCTCCGTGAGAAGCTGGCTGAGCAGAACAAGACGTCAGAGCTGAGCAAGCTGGACAAGGACATCGTCAACATGCAGGCCAAGTATCGCAGTCAGAAAGCCAAGGAGGAGGAACTGAAAGAGTTACGATCTGACGAGAATCCAAAAGATGTAGACATAAAGGAGAAAGATTTGACAAAAACCTCAAACATTTACGAGTTGAAAACGGATGGGGACAGAGAAAAGGAGCTTGCTGCTAAATGTGTTAAGCTGATGCTGCAGGGAAAACCACCTCTCAAACCACCACCTGTCAGG ACATCACTCACGGACTCCATGTTAAGCTCAACGACTGCAACCTCTGAGGAGAGTGACAGTATGCAGCAGTCAGGAGCAGAATCTCTGGGCATCAGCATGACAAGTTCAACAGCATCTGAACTCTTCAA ACCCACCAACCCCACCATCATCCAGCAGTCCAGATCTTGTGACAACCTGACCTCAACCCCCAACAGCAGTGCAGAGAGCGGGGACAGGAAGTTGTCGTTGCCGCTGAAGGGAATCCGTGCCGACATGGAACTGCCCATGTATGTGCCCGATGTGGAGGAGGTGCGCGTCAGTCCTGTTGTGTCCCGTCGTGGCTATCTCAACTTCATGGAGGATAAGAGCAACGGCTGGGCCAAGAAATGGGTG